A window from Megalobrama amblycephala isolate DHTTF-2021 linkage group LG9, ASM1881202v1, whole genome shotgun sequence encodes these proteins:
- the foxo6b gene encoding forkhead box protein O6b isoform X2, which produces MVQYVIIGQASTYLPGGLSLKKSMFKYLNLLHKLKTHNTNNPQIKITNASILFLPVFSLQNSIRHNLSLHTRFIRVQNEGTGKSSWWMLNPEGGKMGKGPRRRAVSMDNGTKYLKSRGRVSRKRAGAVGIGRELGGPGIQGSPEHGSPAGKGVMGVGGEEFDAWTDLHSRTSSSASTLSGCLSPILAETEPDEPEEGGLSCSASPRLYPSPTSTRSPALGTGGHCPSVELPHLADLTGAISLEEGYSQPLPLKRNGYHYGPGPKGETSYCGTVYGQPSMGMLRHHTPMQTIQENKPTSFQRALRAYSENNALESLLAGGPQFCGKDMVVGQGGASHSLMSQSNSAVHSHGHNQSHSHSQNHNHNPEHGHNRNSSQSLHNGHGVTHEQNPSHHHNPNQAHNKHHPGLDYNHHKHHRGHDYVQSHDHKLNASPNPNHMHNHLQHSNSRQPDLSPRVNNDMLQPYNHKSPSVYGSRAHLPSTALPPNPASVLDVPQDPCRLASAPHPRHQSYPGSHLHQGMTEPWQGYYHTSQNPNYHGNHQANHHQDPHNRLQSELEMDVHQSSLDCDVESILLNDFMDSTEGMDFNFDGSLSQGVGMGMGLGMGMGMGVFAGPQQSHNSQSWVPG; this is translated from the coding sequence atggtGCAGTATGTTATTATAGGTCAGGCTTCTACCTATCTACCAGGGGGCCTTAgcctgaaaaaaagtatgtttaaaTATCTTAATCTTCTACATAAGTTGAAGACACACAATACTAACAATCCTCAAATCAAAATCACTAATGCCTCAATCTtatttcttcctgttttctcTCTACAGAACTCCATCAGACACAACCTCTCCCTACATACTCGCTTCATCCGTGTTCAAAATGAGGGAACAGGAAAAAGTTCCTGGTGGATGCTTAACCCAGAGGGAGGAAAGATGGGTAAAGGACCCCGCAGACGAGCTGTATCCATGGACAATGGCACTAAGTACCTAAAGAGCCGAGGCCGAGTCAGCAGGAAGAGAGCTGGAGCTGTGGGAATTGGCAGAGAGCTTGGAGGACCTGGAATACAAGGTTCACCAGAACATGGAAGTCCAGCAGGTAAGGGAGTAATGGGAGTTGGGGGTGAAGAGTTTGATGCCTGGACAGACCTCCACTCCAGAACAAGTTCCTCTGCGTCAACATTAAGTGGGTGCTTGTCTCCTATTCTGGCTGAGACAGAACCTGATGAACCAGAGGAAGGAGGATTATCCTGCTCTGCCTCCCCACGACTCTACCCTAGCCCCACCAGCACAAGATCTCCAGCCCTGGGAACAGGCGGACATTGTCCATCTGTCGAGCTCCCGCACCTAGCTGATCTAACTGGAGCCATCAGCTTGGAAGAGGGATACTCTCAGCCTCTACCGCTTAAGCGCAATGGCTATCACTATGGCCCTGGACCCAAAGGAGAGACCTCCTACTGTGGAACAGTCTATGGCCAACCATCCATGGGTATGCTTAGGCATCATACGCCTATGCAGACGATTCAGGAAAACAAGCCTACCAGCTTCCAGCGTGCCCTTAGGGCATACTCAGAGAACAATGCCCTTGAAAGTCTGCTTGCTGGAGGGCCACAATTCTGTGGTAAGGACATGGTTGTGGGGCAAGGAGGAGCGTCCCATTCACTTATGTCACAATCTAACAGTGCTGTGCACTCTCATGGCCATAATCAGAGCCACAGTCACAGCCAGAATCACAATCATAACCCAGAGCATGGCCACAATCGCAATTCCAGTCAAAGCCTACACAATGGCCATGGAGTAACTCACGAGCAAAACCCAAGCCATCATCATAATCCCAATCAAGCTCATAATAAGCATCACCCAGGTCTTGACTACAATCACCACAAACACCACCGTGGCCATGACTATGTTCAATCTCATGACCACAAACTCAATGCTAGTCCCAATCCCAACCACATGCACAATCATCTGCAACACAGCAACTCCAGACAACCAGACCTTTCTCCCAGGGTAAACAATGACATGTTGCAACCCTACAATCACAAATCACCCAGCGTTTATGGGTCACGTGCTCACCTCCCTTCCACTGCTCTGCCTCCTAACCCTGCCAGTGTCTTGGATGTACCCCAAGACCCCTGTCGCTTGGCTTCAGCCCCCCATCCTCGCCATCAGTCCTACCCAGGTTCCCACCTCCATCAGGGCATGACAGAACCCTGGCAGGGGTATTACCACACTTCACAGAATCCTAATTACCATGGCAACCACCAAGCTAACCATCACCAGGATCCTCACAACCGGTTGCAGTCTGAGCTGGAAATGGATGTGCACCAGAGCAGTCTGGATTGCGATGTGGAATCCATCCTCCTGAATGACTTCATGGACTCAACAGAAGGAATGGACTTTAACTTTGATGGGTCACTATCACAGGGTGTTGGCATGGGAATGGGTTTGGGGATGGGAATGGGAATGGGGGTGTTTGCAGGACCTCAGCAATCACACAACAGCCAGAGCTGGGTGCCTGGGTGA